The Desulfoscipio gibsoniae DSM 7213 genome contains a region encoding:
- a CDS encoding helix-turn-helix domain-containing protein, whose translation MGYFSSLYSSELPHRARAVYMYLHDRADKDGKCYPAIGTIAKELKLSRSTVKRAIADLEKSGRLRKEQRWRENGGKSSNLYYLVQTDSG comes from the coding sequence ATGGGTTACTTTTCTTCTCTTTATTCCTCGGAGCTTCCGCATCGTGCTAGGGCTGTTTATATGTACCTTCATGACCGTGCAGATAAGGACGGCAAATGCTACCCGGCGATTGGTACCATCGCCAAGGAATTAAAGCTGTCCCGAAGCACCGTTAAACGCGCCATAGCTGACCTTGAAAAAAGCGGCCGTCTGCGTAAGGAGCAAAGATGGCGTGAGAACGGCGGCAAGAGCAGCAATCTGTATTATTTAGTGCAGACGGATTCAGGCTGA